In the genome of Fusarium poae strain DAOMC 252244 chromosome 1, whole genome shotgun sequence, the window AACAGCAGCCGTAAAATCTTTCATCGGGCTCTACGACGTTCGAAGACGTGGGAATCTACAGATGGCGGATGTTGCAATCGTCAGCTGGGCTCACCAAGACAGTCTTCCAGCCAGCCGCAGCCTTTGGTCTAGCCCTTAGAATGGCTATCCGGAATGAGCTTGGCAACCCCTGCATGCGGTCATCTACCTTGCTTAGTATAGGTAGATAATGCATTTCGGCCGTGTGCTGGGCTTGAAACATTCTCAACCCGCGATGCATTCACGTTCTGCCGCTTGCCGCGATTCGCGCTCATAATGTCAGTCATAGAATAAGCTGGCAATGATGCTATCTAGATAGTTAATGCATGCAATATTTTCACTGTGCCTTACACTGTGAACACCTTGAGCATGCTCTAAAACTGTAAGCTATTGACCGTCAGTCCAGGCGGAAGTTGAGGCGGAAGTTAGTTGTCTCATACTACCTGATTTCCCAGCCTGTATCTTATACAAACAAGGCCACGCGGTGTACGCAAAATCATCTTTGGAATCTTGAGTTTTGATACAATCCATTCCGTGGAGCTAGAATAACAAACCTTGTTGAGCACAGTCATCATCTCTTTTGTGTTACACATCACTGCGGCATCAGTGACACTAAATCGGAGCTCCAGGCAACCAAGAGGTGGGGTCAAACTCTGAAATTCATTGACTTTTTCCCATCCTTAATCAATAATTTCAACCCAGACCTTCCAACGACAAGATAAATCTCATTCAACAACCTTCGGTCGTAATCAGCGTCAAGATGGACTTGAACCTGCCAATCCGCCCAGCTGCGAAAGCGACCATTTCACAGCCGGTCCCTCCCAAGAGGGTACCTTTTCCGATCGCTTGTTTGGCAGAAGGTGGCCTCACAGCTCGCTATGAACATGCTAAATCTATCGAGACGCGTATTCAGCAGTATCAACCACGGTTCCGTATCCGAGTTGAACACTTAGCCACGATTTTGCTGGTTCCTTTCAAAAGTCTTGAGAATCTTGGCCATCTTTCACACGAGACAACCATCGCGCAACCCCTAAAAAGACGACTGGAGAGTGTCTCGCCATTTTGCAAACACTGTAAGAATACCTATCTTAACTATCACTGACCCTGAGGAAGAATTAACTGACCAGAAATATAGATATGCTTCATCTTGACCCCGACAACTTAAAAGAAGCCTACTGGAGCCATGCCAAGCCTATGCAGGTAAAGCCACAGAAGCCACTGGCCCCCGGCATGACCATGGACCAGATCACGCGGTCGATGTGCTACCGTGCGTCTTTCAAAACTCGAACGACTTCCAACATAATTTCTACCCAAGtcggcgacgacgaggagatcAAGTGCAGGTCCCGCGACAGAAACAGATGTGTTCTGTCTGGAAAAGAGAACCCTTCTGTCTTTTGGTTCTTTCCACGTGGAATGAATAATACTGTGGACAACAACAACGCTACAGGCAATCTTGAAGCAGGATGCTACCACTTGACTAGGGTCGACCTTTTGAAGGGGGGTCTGCTCAGTCCCCGACAACTTGGCATGACTCATAAAGTCTGGAATATGATCTGTGTTGACAAGAGTTACTGTGATTACCTTGAGCAGGGTCTCTGTGCATTTAAGTTTATCGGCGACAAAGAACTTCCTGATGGACGTGTTCAGGTGTATTTGAAATTTTTCTGGATGCCTGAGATGCTTGCACGATTCAATCAAATCATGGATCTCAACAAGATCAGACAATTCGAGCCCTCTGTGACGTCTGAAGGGTTCACAACCTTCAACCGTACGAAGTTCAAACGACATAATGAACTCAGTGTTGACCTCAGCATCTTCGAAAACAAACGCTGTCCCTCCCCCCAACAAGTCAACAATTGCCCAGTACCGTCAGGCAAAGACATCGTCATAAATATGCCAAAGCAAGACGTGAAGCAATTTGTATCTGTGGTTGAGATACACTGGGGATGTGTCACGTTTACAGCTCTTTGTGGTGGTGCTGGGAGAGCTTGGTTCTTGACTGGCAAGAATCAAGTAGACGGCTCTCTTCAGCCGAGGGATAAAGAACTCAGACGAAAGGAAGAAGACGTAGGCAAGGAAAATGTCGAGGTGAAGGAAATGGGAGGAAAAGGGAAATGGAAATGAGGGACAAACGAATTCATACAAGTGCTTGGAAGCGCCCGAACGATGGTCGAGCCATCTGCTTAGTCTGTACCTGGCTCTAGGTTTTCTGTCTTTTTTATGTTGCCATTAGTTTTTGTATTTTGCCCACAAATTGAGTACCTGAGATTTTTTAGACTCTCCTATGGGTGGGTAGCAGAAGCGTCAGCTAACACAGACGAGTTGATGACTGTGAAGTTTAAGCCATTGGAAATATTTTCTAACTGCTCGAAATAGATCATATGGAAAGTTATGTCCTGCATGTCTTAACAGAAGCTTCCTCCATAAGTCACCGACATGATAGAGTTCAGGCCATAAGAGTCACGAGAAGATTGTTGGCGTTGTGGGTGCCTCAGGCCCCCACTTCCTTCTTGTAGCCTGACCCTCTCAGGACCCTGCTAGCTTCCTCATACAATCACATACCTCTATTGGCCACACCCCCTTCTTTACAAAGATGAAAGCTTAAGCCTCAATTTCTTCCCTCTATCAATCTATATCGGCGTTCCAGATCAAAACGCGGGGTAATGTGGTGAAGCGACACATAATACCCAGGTCCTATTGATTCTGGGAAGAACACCTGCTTATTTCGGAACTAAAGGGGTGATCAAAACTCTCCTTTGGGCTTTTTTGCCAAGGATTCTCGCGGCTATTCTGAGTCTCGGTGACAACCCCGCGTGGAGTAACATCCCGTACAAGGTGACTAACTCCAGGCGAAGAGTACCTGAGTCTCGTTCTATCGCCTGATCATGTCAATCACAGTCTATTCACTCAATATACATCTTCTAAATGCAACCTCACACGGAAATATACCTTTTGCTCGGCATGAATAGCTACATTCACATGGAAGTTCGTAGTTAGAGCGCGAGGCATCAATGGCTGTAGACATACCATATTCCTCAAATAACCAGGAGTAGCCTCTCATTCTTTTCAATCAGCCGTTCTCGCATATTACGAGCTCTATCTAGCCATTTGAGATAAGTTAGACGACATGGCCTCTGTTCGATCTTTGGGCATATTGGCTTTGACCCTTGGTGCCACAGCCCTCCCTTTCAATACCTTTGACGGTCCCGGATTCCCTGCCTGTCAGGATGTTGCCGCAGTCCACGATGCTTCAAGCGTCAAGGATATTCAAAATATCGTTCAAAATGCCATCGAAGCAGGCCAGAGGGTTAGAGCGTCCGGAAAAGCCCACATGTGGTATGACACGATGTGCTCTGATGATCCCAATACGGTCATTGTTCGTACAGAGCAGGTGAACAACATATACGATCTTGATATGGAGGCCGGCACCGTCATGATCGAGGCTGGTGTAACATTCTTACAGCTCGCTGAATACCTGCACGAGCGTGGAGCTTCTGCAGGATACACCCTTGTCAATTGGAATATCACTTTGGCTGGCTGTGTCGCAATGGGTGCCCATCGATCATCTATCCGCGAGGACTCCATGGTCGCAGCTGGCGTATTGTCTATGGATATCATTGACGGCACTGGTAAGCTACATCATCTGGAGCGTGATGACAGCGATGAGTGGCTCGCTGCTTCAACTTCTTTGGGCCTATTGGGTGTCATTGTCAGGATGAAATTCAAGATCTATCCCGACTTCAAAGTCTACGCAGATCAGGAAACGCAAGTATCCAGCTTCGTCATGTAATGGTCGAATTCTAATCTCGTATAGCTTGGACGAGAGCGATGTGCTAAACGGCGACATCTATGGTATGATAGCTCCATATGCCACTGCTAACCTTTGGGTAAGTGCTTGCTTCTATGAGTTTGAGTACCAAGTGTGTCCTAAACAATAGTAGTGGTGGCCGCACAAGAAGAAATTCCACTGGCGATACTACGACGTCATTCCAACAAACCAAAGCGACCAAGAGGGCTTCCAAAACACATTCTCGATTACCAAAATCGAAGCCGATGCTATTTCAGCTCTTTGGAATACTGGAAAAGGAGTTTCTCTGTCCAATCTTCTTGCTGAAGAGATTCTGTTTGGGCAGTGGGAGAATCCCAACTTTAGAGAAAAGACAACCAACGAGCCTATCAAAAACTGGCCTGTTTACGGATGGAATTACGATGTGCTTATAGGTGGTTTGTATCCCGACCAGCGTCCGGTGTGGGACTATGGCATCCACGGCTACACTTTGGAGCTCGCATTTCCCGTCACCCAAGCCAATACAATGCTTAAAAGGGTGCGCCAGCTCTTCGACAATGAGGCCAAGAAACTCAAATTTATGGCGTCTACGTATAGGAGTGgcatcaacatcaagttTGGGAGACCGTATTTTGACCTGCTCGGTCAGGTGACTTATGGCACATCTGATGGCGCTGACTGGGAGAAAGGTGTCATCATGTTGGACTTCCCATCTTACAAACCGAGTATCGGTGATGGGCTCCGATACAACGAACCATTTTGTAAGTTGACTGAAAGTTGTATCCGCAATCCGAGGCTGACAAACGATACAGACCACAAACTCGCAGAAACGTTGATTGATGAATTTGCCTGTCGCCCTCACTGGACCAAGAATACACGAGAGGTATTCGAACGTTCGGCCAAGAACTTGGACCCTGATGTAAGATATTTGTTACTCTGCCGGCAGAAGAAGCTAACATTTTCCACGTAGCACATTTCTCGATTCAAAGCAGTCAGGGAAAAGTTTGATCCGGAAGGTATTTTCCGCAGTGTCGTGGGCGAAGCCATTGGTGTTTATTAACCATGCCGTGGCATGTATCTATGAGTTGTTCCCTTTATTTCTCCCCAATTTTGTTGACTCCATAAGCCACTCTCGATTAATTTCGGTTGGTCATACCGGACCGTTTCTGCCATTTTCATCAACTCTCACTTTTATTAGTATCACATAATAGTCACCATTAAGTCAAGCGTCAAGGACGTCATCCGATGTCTTTTCTCTTGTCTGTCATCATAAACACTCTCTTTCATATACAAAATACAACTTTGAATTAGCTCTCGTTATTTGTTGACAAGGTAGGGGTCATAAGTTGAGGCCTCCACTGGACCCTGCATGACTCTGTCATGTCCCACTTAAAACGTCATATGTGTCTTCACCGCCTTAATACCAATTTATAGTCCTTATGACGATCGCCCAAGAATTGGGTAACTTGAAACCAAACACATTCCTCTGTTGTTTCGTTCCGAATCCAGCATCAAACAATCTCAAGACAACATCAGTACAACCTCACAAATCCAAAATGTCAGCCCCCGAGTCTCAACCTGGCGTGGAAGGTGATGAGTACGAGAAGACGCTCCTGCAGCTACGATGCTTCGATACAATGTTTCTTGTCGATGATTCCGAGAACATGCAGCCTTACTGGTCCGAAATCAAGACTCTGATCGAGCGAATTGCACCCATCTGCGCCAAACACGATCCCGATGGAGTTGATCTGTACTTTGTCAACCACCGACCTGGAG includes:
- a CDS encoding hypothetical protein (SECRETED:SignalP(1-18)) — encoded protein: MASVRSLGILALTLGATALPFNTFDGPGFPACQDVAAVHDASSVKDIQNIVQNAIEAGQRVRASGKAHMWYDTMCSDDPNTVIVRTEQVNNIYDLDMEAGTVMIEAGVTFLQLAEYLHERGASAGYTLVNWNITLAGCVAMGAHRSSIREDSMVAAGVLSMDIIDGTGKLHHLERDDSDDLDESDVLNGDIYGMIAPYATANLWWWPHKKKFHWRYYDVIPTNQSDQEGFQNTFSITKIEADAISALWNTGKGVSLSNLLAEEILFGQWENPNFREKTTNEPIKNWPVYGWNYDVLIGGLYPDQRPVWDYGIHGYTLELAFPVTQANTMLKRVRQLFDNEAKKLKFMASTYRSGINIKFGRPYFDLLGQVTYGTSDGADWEKGVIMLDFPSYKPSIGDGLRYNEPFYHKLAETLIDEFACRPHWTKNTREVFERSAKNLDPDHISRFKAVREKFDPEGIFRSVVGEAIGVY